A window of Malania oleifera isolate guangnan ecotype guangnan chromosome 5, ASM2987363v1, whole genome shotgun sequence contains these coding sequences:
- the LOC131155597 gene encoding uncharacterized protein LOC131155597 has translation MEESEQYASKDYYEETRRTVESSTTTTTTVVAVGDATTTSVHVTALDGLVNVNSLFTVAIFVGLSLTTPGQRSLENRSACDADVSVAKKLLVFEVVSFSFFLFSSLVAQGLKLAINLLNSKDVDEAFRAHINIRVLRFGMLGSAVGSVMGCLFLVLSMINVIEIRLGMLSCGSKSAVHAVVVLIMLVSSALVVYISTAIYAFMH, from the exons ATGGAAGA ATCTGAACAGTACGCTTCGAAAGACTACTACGAGGAAACCAGAAGAACAGTCGAGTCTTCCACCACCACGACCACCACCGTGGTCGCCGTCGGCGACGCGACCACAACCAGCGTTCACGTCACCGCCCTGGACGGCCTCGTGAACGTGAACTCCCTGTTCACGGTGGCCATCTTCGTGGGACTATCCCTGACGACGCCCGGGCAGCGCAGCCTGGAGAACCGCAGCGCCTGCGACGCCGACGTCAGCGTGGCCAAGAAGCTTCTGGTCTTCGAAGTGGTCTCCTTCagcttcttcctcttctcctccCTGGTGGCGCAGGGCCTCAAGCTCGCCATCAACCTCCTCAACAGCAAAGACGTCGACGAAGCCTTCCGCGCCCACATCAACATCAGGGTCCTGCGGTTCGGGATGCTCGGCTCCGCCGTCGGATCCGTGATGGGGTGCTTGTTCTTGGTGCTTTCCATGATCAATGTCATCGAGATTCGGCTGGGGATGTTGTCTTGTGGGAGCAAATCGGCTGTTCATGCGGTTGTGGTATTGATTATGCTGGTTTCTTCTGCTCTTGTGGTTTACATTTCTACtgctatatatgcttttatgCACTGA